A window of Branchiostoma floridae strain S238N-H82 chromosome 9, Bfl_VNyyK, whole genome shotgun sequence genomic DNA:
AATTGGTTAATGGCAACCTTTATTCCAAGCAACTGACAGCAGTAAAACCCAATTTGCGAACTATCCGGCTGAAAACATTATATCACCTAGATGTATGTCCGTGACGGGAATTGACATATTGGGAAGGCAACGCCATTGCGATGTTGGTTCTCTCCACTGCATAAATACTGAAGACAACCTAAACTCTAAATGTTGGTCCTCTTTCAGAAATCTCTGTCTCAAAATGTATGTGCACAAACAAGTACATTATAGAAATGTAAAACCCTATCTGTCACTATATAGGGTATATAAGGAAAGTAAACGCAGGGATGACACATATACAGATGATTTATGCAATATTCTACTCTATACTTCATAGATGGGGTTACGAAATGGCGTCTTAATCACGACATTACTCACTGCCAGTACTTATTCTGTCACAACGTTAGATCAAAGCAAATATTTCACAACTATTTTCTTACAAGCAAACTCAATCACAACCCggcatcttctttttttcagccCAATGAGCATTGGATACACGGAGAGCCTGTTATATGAAATCACATTTTACGACATGTCACTGGTAGCCCTTTTATCTTTGTATCACAAGTAGAGTACAGAACGGAGGGCGTTCAAGTAGACTTAGCGGACACTACAGCCACTCACcttcatatacatatacatatacacagacTCATCATCAATCAGTACGTTCCAGTTTTCCAGCAGCATGTCCGAGCGTTTTCATGANNNNNNNNNNNNNNNNNNNNNNNNNNNNNNNNNNNNNNNNNNNNNNNNNNNNNNNNNNNNNNNNNNNNNNNNNNNNNNNNNNNNNNNNNNNNNNNNNNNNNNNNNNNNNNNNNNNNNNNNNNNNNNNNNNNNNNNNNNNNNNNNNNNNNNNNNNNNNNNNNNNNNNNNNNNNNNNNNNNNNNNNNNTTTTTGGGTATAAGGCGGTATATACGCTCCTTGTATCTTGAATATTTAGTCATTCAAAGCCTGCAGAATGTTATATAAATCCTGTCGGAGTCCTTGACACTACCATGCCTGAAAGGCAcagtttatttcatttgatggTAACTTTTGTGAAGCTGCGAAACGTCCACAGTTTCAGACGATTTTTTCTCTCCGGGAATGCCTCTTCCGTAATATCATTACCGATGCAGCTTGATCCAAGCTTGATCATTTGAAAAGTGATTTCTTATTTGGTCCAGGCTATTGTTAACAGAGGTTTACTCGTCTCCATGATTCACGGAGACTAGAAATCCCGTCTGTCTGGAATATCCATACTGCCTTCCCCAACAAAGACGTCTCCATATGGTTGAAGATCCTTTGTCTTGGACACAACTTCCCAGCGTTGCACCTGATAGTCTCTCTCGACCCTTCCAACGTGGTCCTACCGGAACAAAATCGTTAAAAGCTTAGGGTCAGTCTAGGCTTGAAGACAAGTGCTGTCTGCAGTACAAGCAATGTTTGTCAATGAAGAGAATAGTAATCTGCAATCAGATCTGTCGGTGGCAAGACAGTTTCAATGACTGTGGGCCTTCTGCAAAATACTAACAGGTGTTAGCCCGTGAATGCTGTATAGCCAGTGATAGATATACTTAGACATTGTAGAACAGGAGGATCGGAAATCTACAGGAGATGAAAATATTACTCACGTTTCTATGGTGGTAttttttgtgtctgtgtctgtgcgGTGATGGATGTTTGCATTCAGCCTGCTTCCGTCTGTCCGCTGTGGAATACTCTGGGGCACGTACATGTGCACCAAGACCTGAACACAAACATCAACATCCTTTTAACATGCAAAACAATGGGTCAGTACCTTCTCTTATTCAAGTAAAATGTGCATGAAGTATTGCCACTTAAATGACCTGCGAGTGCAACTTCATATGTCTACCACATTTGTTTACGCCATGCTTAGATTATAACAGACAGCCACACACTCTGTAGGCAAAGGTAATTCAAGTAataaaaaatatacagatggtaatatgataaatgtacatgtgtatctagCGTTTTGATAGGACGTAAATATGCATAACTTGTAGATGAGATTGCCATAGATTTGGTTTTTTGTCACCAGTAcataagacatttattttcaaacttttctaagagagatacacaatgacaacaaaggtggatccgctaaaaacaaattgaggtcttacagactgttcaagtccacttataatgtggaacaatacctggatattgacaatattcggcacaggacggccgtcacaaaactacgagtcagttgccacaaattacacatcgaatccggaagacataaccgcactcctctagaacaacgaatatgtagatactgcagtctagataagttagaagacgaacatcattttgtagtagaatgtagtttgtacaagaaagagagagctgactCNNNNNNNNNNNNNNNNNNNNNNNNNNNNNNNNNNNNNNNNNNNNNNNNNNNNNNNNNNNNNNNNNNNNNNNNNNNNNNNNNNNNNNNNNNNNNNNNNNNNNNNNNNNNNNNNNNNNNNNNNNNNNNNNNNNNNNNNNNNNNNNNNNNNNNNNNNNNNNNNNNNNNNNNNatccttgagtagtgtagattcattgtatcattatatcatgttgtatcatttgttgtgacctgtactaaacccagtgggtatgaatgtacaataaaggtcttcattcattcattaactcaTTTATTGTTGATTAATTTGTGTATCAAATGGATCTAATTACATAAATAATTATACAATGTTTACACTAAGGAGACACACGTACGTGGATAAGAGATACCAATGGCGTAAGGGTCCTTGTCAGGTCTTGGCGGAGGGATGGGTTTCGTTGTGCACTCCACATTGTCAAGCTCCACGTCACATGGCTCGATATTGAGATGCGTGGGCTGACTTTCTTTACATTCTTTCACTGCAATAAAACATATGGTGCACTGTAAATACGCAACGGAGAAGAAAAATGAAACACATgaataattatgtttttataTAACATATAGCAGCAGCCTTTCCTTCTGTCGTGGTTTGAATACATGATTCTGATGCGCATATATATAAACCCATTACTATGTActatttgccatttttgtaaaatgaagaaatgttgttAATGCACGATGTTTCAAAACTATTTCCGATTCTAACGTCTTCCGCCTTTTGTaaagtccttttttctttccatttaatTAGCAATATCCTTAATAAAAGATTACATAAAATGATACTAAAATCAGTAGGTGATCATCAGCAGTCATGAGAAACGTACCGTGGCTCCTGTTACCACAGATGACGTCCCGGCGCCGTATTATGAAGATTACCGCCACCAGAGTTAACAGGATGGAAACAACCAGAACGCCCGTTACTATCGCAATCATGATAACAGGTGGTCCTATAATTGGATAGAGAAAATATGCATAGTATAAAACAGTCTTGATGAGTTTCCGACTCTGTTAAATCGCTGGGGTATATGTGTGGACGTGAATTTGCTGGGTATGACAAAGAAAGGGCACTTTTATTGACTTCCGTACCAAAATGTCGTTAGCTCAACTCACCCGACACAATGACCCGGTACTCTCTTGTGTCGGATCCGAACATATTGATGGCCTTGCAGATGTAGTCACCGGAGCTGCCACTGCTCACGTGATCCAATATCAACAAACTCTCCGTGTAGCTATCAGTGGTTTTCTGCCGTACTGTTAATCCGTCTATTGATCCTTTTGTCAGTTCAATCTCTTGGCCGTCGACACTTCGCCAATACCAGATGATGCTTCCGGGAGAGGGATCAGAGGTCACCTCACACAGCAGCGTGACTGAGCTGCCCTGCGTGGCGTGCGCCGTCTCCGGGTCTCCCCGAATGTCTGGCTTGCCTTCAGGGCGATAAAGTACGTAGATTAGCACGGGTTTCAAACTTCGCACAGCCTCGTACATCATAAAATAGGTAACCATACTGCATTGTCGATATATACCCCGGGAAAAAATGAGGAAAATAGCAAATTTATATCCAACTCTTCCATCCTAATCGAATTCTTTGACTCAAACGGTGGAAACTTTTTCCTTTGGTATGGTGTCAATAAATGTTGTTAATGTCAAACATAAATTATACAGATCACAAATGTTAGCCTCATCACTTGCATCCGGGATGTGTAAGGGAAGCTCCATGGGGCATTTGATGTGTCTACAGTTGGCTTTGCTAACGCtgattttattctttatgtacTTCAAAAACTACATTTGTCGTGTAAATTGCTGCTAACAGGCAAATCAACTGGCTACCAGGTATGCTGCAAATAACATTATATAGGGCATTATATAAGCCTTGAGGGGTGCACGGATTCTGTTTGGAGAGATAACGCTAACATACGTACCTATCACATCTATCACAGCATCCTTAACGTCCTGAGGGAAAATTGAACTGTCGGCCACGCACTCGTACGTCCCTTCCGTTTGATAGTCCAGACGTGAGAAGCGTAACGGGTTGCTGAAGTACAGGTCTGTGTTCTTCCGTCTCCATCTCACACGGGGGGTCGGATTTCCGTCGGCTTTACATTCCAGGAAAAACTCCTCCTCGTTGTCATAAAGCACGTTGACTTTTTCATCGAACGTAGGTCGGATGGAGGGAGGATCTGCAAAGTTGCAGACAATTCAGTTAGACATATAGGTAACGCCTGCGTAAAATCAGTACCAACGTGTACATAAATTATTTATCGCAGAGGTTATGATACACCCTTGACGTGCGGCATTTTTAGAAACACATAACTGTTAGTTTCTATTAATTATATAATTTCCTACCAGAAACTGATTTTATTTGTTCAAAATAGAGCGCGGAATGAAATCACAATGAGTGATTGGGAATAGGAGAAAAACAACCACTGTGTGTCCGATTACTCGACAACATCTACCGAATACCTGCCGACCCTAACCTTGTTTTCATCAATCGCTGGCAAGGGAATAAGATATTAGTCCTCAGTAACGAAAACTTTCTATAATCGATCATTTTTAGCATGTTATCTTAATTTCT
This region includes:
- the LOC118422428 gene encoding hemicentin-2-like isoform X1 produces the protein MADYGGNMLLLTFLSLVLKVHAAWYSVEPQPTSVLLGGSVTIFCAFDGINKNDAVHWFGPPNLHFISEGTSVSEKYPRVFVSGQGNSGDNTGVYNLNIRDVRMEDEGVYRCSTFSLKEPEDVKLTVIVPPPRPPIIMGDRSPREEGGSLHLTCRSEGGRPLPSLAWYNGTRRYSHLTSTGVVSNDNLLNVVEQTLDVPYLGKWDNGANFSCVADQGLPNLLPPKTTSILFQVLYSPTVFVPRTYFKVREGESANLTCLTNGNPIPEVTWRKTSASGVQRRVNDVRGQSNVIQPVSRLDAGTYQCKADNGIQPVDTASIKLDVLYPPSIRPTFDEKVNVLYDNEEEFFLECKADGNPTPRVRWRRKNTDLYFSNPLRFSRLDYQTEGTYECVADSSIFPQDVKDAVIDVIGKPDIRGDPETAHATQGSSVTLLCEVTSDPSPGSIIWYWRSVDGQEIELTKGSIDGLTVRQKTTDSYTESLLILDHVSSGSSGDYICKAINMFGSDTREYRVIVSGPPVIMIAIVTGVLVVSILLTLVAVIFIIRRRDVICGNRSHVKECKESQPTHLNIEPCDVELDNVECTTKPIPPPRPDKDPYAIGISYPRLGAHVRAPEYSTADRRKQAECKHPSPHRHRHKKYHHRNDHVGRVERDYQVQRWEVVSKTKDLQPYGDVFVGEGSMDIPDRRDF
- the LOC118422428 gene encoding hemicentin-2-like isoform X2, producing MALSVLWLILIHCDPWTVHAAWYSVEPQPTSVLLGGSVTIFCAFDGINKNDAVHWFGPPNLHFISEGTSVSEKYPRVFVSGQGNSGDNTGVYNLNIRDVRMEDEGVYRCSTFSLKEPEDVKLTVIVPPPRPPIIMGDRSPREEGGSLHLTCRSEGGRPLPSLAWYNGTRRYSHLTSTGVVSNDNLLNVVEQTLDVPYLGKWDNGANFSCVADQGLPNLLPPKTTSILFQVLYSPTVFVPRTYFKVREGESANLTCLTNGNPIPEVTWRKTSASGVQRRVNDVRGQSNVIQPVSRLDAGTYQCKADNGIQPVDTASIKLDVLYPPSIRPTFDEKVNVLYDNEEEFFLECKADGNPTPRVRWRRKNTDLYFSNPLRFSRLDYQTEGTYECVADSSIFPQDVKDAVIDVIGKPDIRGDPETAHATQGSSVTLLCEVTSDPSPGSIIWYWRSVDGQEIELTKGSIDGLTVRQKTTDSYTESLLILDHVSSGSSGDYICKAINMFGSDTREYRVIVSGPPVIMIAIVTGVLVVSILLTLVAVIFIIRRRDVICGNRSHVKECKESQPTHLNIEPCDVELDNVECTTKPIPPPRPDKDPYAIGISYPRLGAHVRAPEYSTADRRKQAECKHPSPHRHRHKKYHHRNDHVGRVERDYQVQRWEVVSKTKDLQPYGDVFVGEGSMDIPDRRDF